Within Triticum dicoccoides isolate Atlit2015 ecotype Zavitan chromosome 1B, WEW_v2.0, whole genome shotgun sequence, the genomic segment CTAGGACTAGGTTTTATAAGTGTCCAAAAATATTGAGATTTTTTTGTGGAATTTGGGAAAAAGATAGAAGAAATGTCGCCaaagtttggaagtctaccttgaagtagAAAAAGGCATGGGATTTTTTGAAGCCTCGAAAGGAATTTGAAAAGGCAATTAAATAAAATAGAAGGAAGGCTCAAATAATTTTCTGAAAATGTTCATAGTTTTTTGGTTATCCAGGCTTTTTAGTATGTCGTCTAGGTTAGCCAaatataggagagagagagagatctgggAGTCTGAGAGAGACACATGAGAGAGAAGGGTACATGAAAAGTGAGTGAAACATGAGAGAGATAGAGGCATAAAAAGATAcgtaagagagagggagagatacaTATGTGAAAACTTGAGGCGTGCAAGATTTAAACCACAAAAAAGTAGGAAGACTCACGTTCGTATCCgtgggaaagagaccatcacaaccAAGAAAAGCAAAGCAAACGCCCGTGCTCGGTGTGCCTGCAGGACGACCTGATCATATCGCTCAGGTCATGCGGGTTCAATAGGATTGCTGACCCTGTTTACGGAACATACTGTGATGGGTTGGATTCATTCATTGCTTCATTGTTGAATTTTACAAATATTAAAAATGAATGATTCTTGCATGAGTAGTATTCTTATGAGGGTTAAGATGGAGACATATCCCATATAGAGAAAAGTAATCTATTGGTGTGGTGTCGTCGGATCGATGAAGAAAAGGGACATGAACAAGATGTTGGTGTTTATCACAATAACATAAATATTTCAATATTTTTGTTTCCTCTTACAAAGCATGGGCTCTTTTATACGTTAGGAAGATGGATAAATCAGGCGAGTTTTTGAAGTTCAACATCCAATAAAATCATCACAAAAGGTGAACAATATAGTATTCAAAGGGATGAAGAATTCATCTTTAATTTCTTTGTAGAGGAATGAACGAGTCAGTATCTGACCGAACTACTATATTTTTAAAATAGGTGTCATCTCGCAATGGATGATTTGAATATGTGGGGATTTTGAGCCATGCATATTGGGTTAGAGTTTGTGAtatcctcccgttgcaacgcacgggcatttttgctagtctctccctaataataaagtacggattgggtctccgggttcaccgtcacggCGTTTTTACGCAAAAATCCATGTAGATTTTAACCAACAATTAATATGCGAGGTGGTACTAATCAAAAACCTATTTTTCGTGTCGTTCTCCGATTGTTTCCGTATGGTACACTAGTAaatatgcacgtgcaatgcacgtctattTGGACtaataagtgtgcacgtgcaacacgCGTCTATTGGGATTAACACATTATACTATATTTAATACAAGACAATttattcataaatttgaaatttCCCTATAAAGTACACAATCTCTTATTCCCAACTCATACAAATAATTTGAAATGTCGTTTCTCCTTAATCAACATGTCTCCTGTATTAAAAGACCACCCACTTTCCCCAATGTATAAAACTCAAAATTATTTAGAAGATTCATCATGATTCtccatatgcacatatttatgaaagtataatcacacatgaaaatgtcacttaggccttgtacaatggaaggTGCTTAGGAGAGGTGCTTAAAGAAATAAATCAGACTttccttaagcaccggtgcttatttgtacaggatagacgcttaactaagcgtctctcctgtagaaataggcaccggtgcttaagaaaaacTCGGTTTATTTTTTTAAGCACCCCTCTaaacacctcccattgtacaaggccttaggacAAGCTAAGGAACCGTTTCAGTGCCACCAAACTCCAGTCAAGAATTATTATTACAATTGAGTGTCAACCACACAATAGCGGGAAGAGACCTCTATGGTTTGTTGAAAAGAGGAAGCCATTGTCACATAGAGAAGTGTAGAGATGTCTTGACTACATAGAATCAGCTGTGAAACAAGACAAAAAAAATGCTAGTTGGACCATCCGATTCTACTATTACACCACAAGTGTTGTAATGTCTGGAAGCAAGAAAAATGACTTACTTTATTATGAAAATAGAACATGTAagccaaataaaaattacattgataaattgcaTAATTATACTTGTTAATCACAGGACAAAAGCATTAATATGACAACTTGGAACAGTTACTTGAGTACTACACATTTTTTTAAGGGCTCAACATTCTAAAATTTTGACAATATAACAAATATCCTCTCAGTTTGTAGTAATAATGATACGTAGGCTACCACTTGTAAGAATAACAGTGGCAAAAAGGGGCCAACAAATGCCGGTTTAGAAAGAAAAAACTGCAGATATGCTTCCAATTTTAGCAACTCTAGTGGATAAAACATACCTTACCTCCCAAGTCAGGAAAATAGTCAAATGAAAAAATGTACTTCTTATAAGTAGTAGAGATGAAGTCATAAGGATCATGATTCAAGATATTCGGAGAAACATGGTTGGTCTCTCTGTATGATGCGAAGTCGTTGCAGTCAGTAGAAGAGTGACCTGCCCTCCAGGCAGAAGACGAAGGCGGCGACGGCACGTGTGCATGTTCGAAGGAAGCCGCAGCTCCTCTTCGCATGTCTCCCATTGTGGCTCGCGTGGGTGGTGGGCTGGTGACGACAGGCGACTCGCGATCGCGATTCCCTGATAGGAGACGATAGGATGTGCTcgcgattagtttcctaataattagatgtgttcgtgattagttatctaataggatgcgtccgtgattattttcctaataattagatgtgtTCGTGATTAATTTCCTAATAGGATGCGCTCATGATTATTTTCCTAATAATAGGATGCAcccgtgattagtttcctaataataggatgcgtttgtgattagtttcctaataattagatgtgtctgtgattagtttcttaataggatgtgtccgtgattatagtttcctaattgACTAGGCGTGGACTTCATATTTTCCTCCatggtggagtacggtcagtcaatataaattgctaagtgcacacagagaaCAGATTAGGTTAAGGCTAGCCGTTAGATTGACTTTAGTGGGACTAATCATGCGGTGATAATGTATCCGTGTACGTTTTGTGGGGTGTATTTAAAGAAGATCATGTTTGCTCTTTTATAAGTAGTATAGATAAAAATCGTTTCGTTCGTTCATTCCTGGCCTATGTCTATCTCGTACACGGGCCTGCGTTCTAGAAGCGAACGAAAAAACAATTTGCAAGTCGCCTGGGCCAGATCTTGGAGTGGGCCGCGAGCCGTGGAATTAAAAGGCAGGAAAAAAGAATTGCGCGTGGGAGTCGATCGATCTCTCCATCCATCCTTCCGCGTTAAGAAAGCTGCCAACGAACCAAGCTGCTGCCTGATAATAGTCCCACATCGGTCTTTTACATAAAATTCCACTAACTTATATACGTTGAAAATTGCAAGAATAAACAAGTGAGGCATTAACAGATGGGATGCCTTAACAGGTATGCTTGTTGTGGCGCGGTCCAGTACAAAGGCCGGCGAGGCAAGGAGGAGGTCCTCGCCATGGTGGCCAAGGCAGTAGTGGCTGCATGCAGCAGGGGAGAAAGGCGAGGGGGCGGCAGGAGGGAGAGGGACGCTGAAACACGGCTTTGGTTGTGATAGACGGCGTCGCGGCAAAGAGAATCCTCCTACGAGGAGTAGCAGGGAGGATAACGCCTTTGTTGCCGTAACTAAGCTGGATACCATCAgtagtgcaggctctttgccgaaGAGAACCTGTTTGTTTTCTACATTTGATACACGAATTATCTCTGACACTTGACACTGATCAGATACATCCTCTGTTTTCTCAGACTTGTTACATAAATTTTTTGGATTGCAGACACTCGAACATGAAAAGTGTCAACATGAATGAGTCGCTAAAAATGTGATGCTTTTTTTCGGGGTGCAACCCATGGCACATTAAATTGTAGGCTAAAGAGAATCTTCTTTTGAGAAACACAGTAAGAAACGTCAGCACTCACAAACGTACATACACACTCACCTTAGATAGACTGAGCCGACAGGTCTTTAGATTGATGAAGTCACTATAAACGTCTCGCTATCGATGCAAATGACTTCGACCTTTTGTATATCCCACTAAAAATAAATACACCACTCCTCTTTCACCTGATGATAGTGCTAAGCTGAAGAAGATGCCAACGAAGGACATCCCGACGACTTTCTCAACTTCATGCTTCATGGTGCGGACATTATCAATCTTTTTTTTAACTGTAGACACCGTGCATGTGTCTTTTTTAAGATAAAGAGTTTTTCAGTTTGTTCTCGCGTTCAGAATATTCACATTTTTTTATATGTTACGTTTTTTTGAAAAAATGCTCAAAACTCCCAAAAAATGTTCCTTTTCAAAACATTTAAAATTGTTCACAAAATTAACAAATATTAATAATTGTTTAAAAAAATCATGTGTTCAAAAATGTTTGTCTTGAAAACATGTTTTAGTTCTAATAAAAAATCAAAATTTATCAATtgttcaaatttaaaaaataaataaataattttgttttttcaaaaagcaaaaaaaaaactgaTTGATAGACTATTTCATGCATCACTACTCTTCCATGAGATGAAAGACATTGAAGTGGCTTTTTCACGTCCTTGCTTCATGCTTCAAAGAGATATCGGTGTAATCTTATTACCGATGTTTATCAGAACTACATATACTTTTTACTTTTGGAATTTTTTTATTTGATTTGGCATTATTCaacaataaaaaaagaaaaaaaatttgaCAAATGTCGCGTAATGGCACATAGAGCAGGTTTTACGATTTTTTTccagcccgttgcaacgcacgggcatttgtgctagtaataataaagcacgaattgagtcttcgggttcaccgtcacaatacacttTCTTTTCATGTCGTAATACGCTTTTACGATTTGTATAgacaaaatcgtaatataaacgaGATGGTACTAATTTGGGGTCAAACTCGAACAGGTACGGgcgagaaaaaagaaaagaaaataagcaGCTGCCCGCACGATCCAACCTCCCAATCCCACCTCCACTCCAGCACGCCGCCACCTCCTGCCACGCCCCGCACCCGCGCCCCGCGCAGACCGCCTGCAGTTGCCGCGCGCTACCATCGTCTACCCCGCCGGCGCGCCTATCCCTACCCCAAGTGCCCCACACACGCGGTCTTCCAACACCGGCGACCCGCGGCAGCCTTCCACCACGGACGATACTCGACGCTGCGGCGACGGATCCCCCCGCTTCCGCTTGCCTCCCGCAGCGAGATATCAGATCGAGAGAGAGGCAAGGGGTGTGTTGGTGCAGAGGTTGGACCGTCATAGGCAAACAAGCCGCCACTCCGATGGACAGAGCCGACGCGTGCGCTGGACAAAGCCGTCGTACACGCATCTATCTATCTAATCCGGCTGATGCACCTGGCTGTGGGTTAGCTTCTGCTGGGATGGTGACAAAGGACATGGAAAAGAAGCTTGTGGGGTGCGGCCTGATGGACAGGGAACGAGAGGGTGACGGTGGCCTAAAGATGAAGGGACGTTTGTGGCCTGACCACAAGAGCATGGCCACAGTGCAAATTCCTCTATATCTTTCCATGGGGCCATGGCTGTTCCAGAGTATGGCAACTGTGCAAAATCAGTTGTCTCCCTGGTCAAAGCAGATGCTCGGGGTCACGTCCAATGTCGCTGCCGAGTTTGCCGGAGGAAGAAGCGCCGAGTTTGCCAGAGGAACGAAAACATCTGTCGAGCCGTCCAATGTCGCTCGCGGCGGGCTACAACAGAGGTATGTATCCCCTTGAAAGCAGCAAGTAGCAGCCTTATGTGCTATGTGTTCTTTGTATAGATGTGTGGTAGTAACCAAGCAGCAGCATGAACAAAATCGCAACAGCAGGCTGCTGCTCTCCTTCCTGACCTCCCTCTATATGAAATAGCAGTATAGCACAACATCATAATTAGCAATGGCAGAGCAACCTCTGAAAAATAGTTGGGATAATTAAAAAGATTCTAATGCATTTATTTTGGCATATCAGAACATTTAGTGTGTATATCTGAGTTCAGCACCAGCTATCATGGTTACGCATCTTGGTTTGGTACTGATCAAGTAGCATCATGCTGATCCCCTGTTTGAGTTATTGTTTCTGTCCCCTGTCTCTCTGTCTGCTATTCTGCTCTTTCTTCACAGCATGTTGATTCTAAGATTCCTAAATATTTAGAAAGTAGCATATTTTTCTTTATGCGAGAATTTTATTCTTAAGTTTCTGGTAGTATTCACAGTTAGTTTTCTTTGATTTTGTGTGGTTTAAGGGCAGTAAGCATCCTTGGGTGTTCTTTACGTGCTTGTATCTAGGGGCCTCCTGATGGAGTCCTATAATACCACCAGGCCACAACAGTCAAGCAGTGCGTTTTACTGTAGCCTATATAGCTGTCATAGGTAGCTGTAACAGCATGCTTCTCTGTTTCTGCATGCCAAGGCAGCTTGCTGCTGTTAATTTTGTCAGTTTATTTGAATTGATATGAGATAAGTCATTTGCTGAAAAATAATTGGTCATGGTGCTTGTCATGTTCCTGTTCGATCATGCCCTTTGTGAATTCTCATCGTCTTAGTTTGTCATGGTGTTTGTGTTTGACATGGTGTTCGCTATGTTTGTTAGTCTTTTCTTCAGAATTCAAGCCATTTGCTGAACATGTTGCTGCTTGAGCTGGCAGGATGATTGAAATGGCTTAGCTTTATCCAGCATAGTGACGGATAATCTTTAATTTGGAATGCATGAATGAAGCAATAAATTTCTGAATTACAAACAGTGTACAGATTTTCTAAATCCAAACCAAAATCAAGCATATACTGTAGGTTGTTGTATTGTTGATCCAGCAACATGCTCTGTTTTTGCATGCCATGGAAGCTTTGCTGCTGTTAATATGTCAAGTTTATTTGGATTGCTTTTAGATAATTAGGCGCATGAATCATGATAGCTTGTATATACTGCTTTAGAATACTGTCATGGTGTTTTTCATGGTCATGTTTTACTGCATCCACCCTACAATCAATCTAAAAACGTTCTAACCCAGCATCTCGGTCTCCTGTGAACCAATTTTGTAAGCCAGATTGATGGCATGTGTAAACAAAGGCCTACATTTATTCTCCTTTTTCATACTTGTGAAGACCAAATTTAGAAAATTGAACTATCTGTGATTTCAATCGGGTCTGAAGCTTCTGTCTACTATAATTCTGTTCCCTGCTGATTATAATTCTATTCACATAAATACATGAAGTTTGTGGTTCATTTTGTTAACTGCTCTATAATAGATATTACTATTTTTTAAGGTTGGTGTTGACTGATGACAACCAATAAGATCGCCCTGAAGTAGCCCTCTCTCTAGCACATCTGCTACCATGCACCATTGATTCATATAATAGATGACAAATTTGTGATAGGCTCATTACTTTACATGAATGGATCTGGATCTTATGGAATTCTGGATGGGAAAGAGTTACTTATCAGTTTACTTTATCTGATACATTGAAagtttttttgtttctatttatgGTGAAAGAATTGGGTTCTTCACAATATAGTTGATGTAAAGTTAGTTAAGCCGACATTCCAAATTACTTTACTAGATTAGTCGTATTGCACTTATTTTTTATAGAAGTTGAATATTTACTTTGTTTTTGCTTCTGCTGGTACCTAAAAGTTTATCCAGCTATTTTATTTTCCTTGATGCAGCACAATGACCATCCTCGCAGAAGCATAGGTGGTAGATGGTGAGCTTTTTGGAGGAAGCGGAGGCGGAGATTTCTATTCACCAAAAAGATGGAGCCGCCATCGACAAGCACTGACGAGCAGCTCAGTCTCAGCCCACGCATCGACGGGCTGAGGCCGGCTTCCAATAGAAGTCAAAACAGGGAATGgctttttaagctgatggagggatcACTGGACGTGGTGTTCATGTTTGTGTTGGTGTTCATGGTGATTTTGATATCCAAATATTATGACAATATATAGATAGAGGAGATAGCCCTCCGCGTCCTGGTGGCCACTGTATGCTGCAGCGAAGAGCACACTTCAATTGGTGAGCAGGCAGATGAGTGATCTGAGATGTGCTTTGACATTGGGATTTGTAGTTGTCAAGGACGTCATTACCCAGGCCATTCCTATGCTTCGGTGAGTGGTACTTCTCCCACCACACAGATTACACTAATTTGTTTGATTACAATTGAGTGGTATTGTTATGACCGGTTTGGTCTATACAAGGAAGAGGCCCACCGGGCATTAGTATTAGGGGCTTCACCCAtaagttatcttaggcaagttattttaggcaagttatcttaggctaaagttataaatactagttgtaagacaTCGTTTGAGATCAAGCAATAAAGATATTATCATCTTCTcttgcccggctccctgaggagccggaaccctagccgacaccagccaaccgccgccgcccctaaaccctagccgcgacggcgcctACTCGCCGGCGCGCCCGCTCCAGCCCTCGTCCACCTCCACCTCATCCCTATAACCTACGTAGCCGTGctggtaggaaccctagtcctaccaatttggtatcaggtaccCGGGTTTCGACCATGTCTTCGCCACCTCCAattccgctgccgccgccaccaccgccgctgcccatcaactccaccaccgccgctgccgccaactcctccaccgccgccgcttcCGCGCCGGGCGTCACGGCCTCGCTCTCGGCGGGCGCTACGGCGTCGCTCTCGGCGCCGACCCTCCCGGCGCCCGGCACCGCGCCAGGCCACGGGCGGCCACCGACCCCCGTCCAACATacgccgccgccgtcacctcccCCGCAGCCGCAGCAGTTCACACATGAGGCAATGGCCGGCGTCCTCAACGACCTAGTCGCCGCGGTCCAGGGCATCCGCCTCTACCTGGCAAGTCCGTACGGGCCGCCTCCACCACTACATCCCGCCATGGCCGCGGGTCCGCAGGCGCTGCCGTGGTACTCGGTACTGGGGGCCATCACCGGAGGCTACCCGGCGCTCCCTGCCCCGGCGGCCGcaccgccgccgtggccacagtgGCCGCCGCCGCTTGCGACGGCAACCGCGCCACTCGCCGCCACCACAGGGCCGCAGTGGCCCACCTGGACCGCGCCATCTCCCGCCGCGCCGTCACTCCCAGCAGCCACGGAGCAGGGTCCTCCACCGCCCCATCCCAGCCCTAACTTGGGCCGGTCGTCGCCGAGCGGGCTTCCGATCCAGGAGGTCCGCTTTCCGTCATCGCCATCACCACTTGCCGACTGGCTTCACGGGCCGCCATCGGCCTACCCGGGGGCCCGTCCGCCGTCCGGTTTCCCGTTGCAACCCGAGGCGCCGGGCGCCACCGGGAACTACGCCGGGCCTTCCACCATGGACCGTGCACCATCATCCGCCCTACGCACCGCCGAGGCAGTGGGCCAGGGCGCGCCGCACCAGCAGCCGCCCCGGTTCGCCAAGATCGACTTCGCCACATACGACGGCTCCGACGACCCgcttaactggctcaaccagtgtgacTAGTTCTTCCGCGGACAGCGCACACCTGCGTCGGAGCGTACTTGGCTGGCTTCCTACCATCTCCGCGGGGCCgcccagacatggtactacgccctcgagcaggacgagggcggcatgcccccaTGGGATCGTTTTCGAGAGCTGTGCCTTCTTCGTTTCGGGCCACCGGTCCGCGGGAGCCGCTTGGCCGAGTTGGGCCGCTTGCCgttcacctccacggtgcaggacttcgccgaccgcttccaggccctggcgtgccacgcgccCGGTGTGACGGCCTTACAGCGGGCGGAGCTTTTCATCGGCGGCCTTCCCGACCACATTCGCGTGGATGTCGAGATGAAGGGGCCCCAAGACcttcagacggccatgtactatgccCGGGCGTTCGAGCAGCGCACCCAGGCCTTAACGCGTCCATCCGCGCCACGTGGGGGCCGACAGCTTCCCCGGCCGTCTCCG encodes:
- the LOC119326224 gene encoding uncharacterized protein LOC119326224; amino-acid sequence: MDRADACAGQSRRTRIYLSNPADAPGCGLASAGMVTKDMEKKLVGCGLMDREREGDGGLKMKGRLWPDHKSMATVQIPLYLSMGPWLFQSMATVQNQLSPWSKQMLGVTSNVAAEFAGGRSAEFARGTKTSVEPSNVARGGLQQSTMTILAEA